In a single window of the Zea mays cultivar B73 chromosome 5, Zm-B73-REFERENCE-NAM-5.0, whole genome shotgun sequence genome:
- the LOC100283618 gene encoding uncharacterized protein isoform X1: MGSRVSGPYMDSPPPPPPRPPSPPRHPPHPQGERHVGGEMLYQDTDHRLRALVGSAEGFGRHAIGGLYGAIHRVTSLQDDGPGSLREACRAEEPLWIVFEVSGTIHLHSYLRVSSYKTIDGRGQRVVLTGKGLRLKSCHHVIICNLVLEGGRGHDVDGIQVKPDSTNIWIDRCTLADYDDGLIDITRQSTDITVSRCHFMRHDKTMLIGADPTHVGDRCIRVTIHHCFFDGTRQRHPRLRFGKVHLYNNYTRSWGIYAVCAGVEAQIVSQCNIYEAGGGPPKKTTVFKYMPEKAGDREDVVAGSISSEGDAFLNGALPCLIDNPGSVFRPEEYYQQWTMEPASPALKDIIQLCAGWQPVPRPPDDR, translated from the exons ATGGGTTCACGAGTTTCGGGGCCCTACATGGattctccgcctccgcctccgcctcgtcCGCCATCGCCGCCGCGACACCCTCCTCACCCTCAGGGCGAGCGTCACGTCGGCGGGGAGATGCTGTACCAGGACACAGACCATAGGCTCCGCGCGCTGGTCGGGAGCGCCGAGGGCTTCGGCCGCCACGCCATCGGGGGCCTCTACGGGGCCATCCACCGCGTCACGTCGCTCCAAG ACGACGGGCCCGGGAGTCTGAGGGAGGCGTGCCGGGCGGAGGAGCCCCTGTGGATCGTCTTCGAGGTGTCCGGCACCATCCACCTCCACTCCTACCTCCGCGTCTCCTCGTACAAGACCATCGACGGGCGCGGCCAGCGCGTGGTGCTCACCGGCAAGGGGCTCCGGCTCAAGTCATGCCATCacgtcatcatctgcaacctggtGTTAGAAGGAGGCCGTGGGCACGACGTGGATGGCATCCAGGTCAAGCCCGACTCCACCAACATCTGGATCGACCGCTGCACCCTCGCCGACTACGATGACGGCCTCATCGACATCACGCGCCAGAGCACAGACATCACAGTCTCAAG ATGCCATTTTATGCGGCACGACAAGACGATGCTCATCGGTGCCGACCCCACGCACGTCGGCGACCGCTGCATCAGGGTCACCATCCACCACTGCTTCTTCGACGGCACGCGACAGAGGCACCCCCGCCTCCGCTTCGGAAAGGTTCACCTCTACAACAACTACACGCGCAGCTGGGGCATCTACGCCGTCTGCGCAGGCGTAGAGGCCCAGATCGTGTCCCAGTGCAACATCTACGAGGCAGGTGGAGGGCCCCCAAAGAAGACAACTGTATTCAAGTACATGCCGGAGAAGGCCGGCGACCGAGAGGACGTGGTGGCAGGGTCGATCAGCTCGGAAGGggacgccttcctcaatggcGCGCTGCCCTGCCTGATCGATAACCCTGGGTCTGTCTTCAGGCCAGAGGAGTACTACCAGCAGTGGACCATGGAGCCAGCGTCGCCGGCGCTCAAGGACATAATACAGCTCTGCGCAGGATGGCAGCCGGTGCCCCGCCCCCCGGATGATCGCTGA
- the LOC100272533 gene encoding pyridine nucleotide-disulfide oxidoreductase domain-containing protein 2 isoform X1, with translation MSPAARRILLAVAARRRRFSTDAAASDPSRASQQLPRGKRWDAVVIGGGHNGLVAAAYLARAGRSVAVLERRGVLGGAAVSESDLVPGFRFSRCSYLLSLLRPAILRDLELERHGLKLLPRSPSSFTPCLDGRYLLLGPDAELNYSEISKFSRKDAVAYPRYEEKLENFCKLMDFVIDSAPPELRQEAHFSMVDRMKHRVEKSAFWGHLLRHVMQQGQKNMVEFFDLLLSPASKILNTWFESEVLKATLATDAVIGAMAGVHTPGSGYVLLHHVMGETGGQRGVWAYVQGGMGSVSSAISKAALEAGVQIVTNAEVSQVMVNETSGMVEGVALVDGTEVHSPVVLSNATPYKTFVDLVPSSVLPEDFLCAIKAADYSSATTKINVAVDRLPQFQCCNTNLEGGPEHMGTIHIGSESMEEIDVAYREAADGISSKRPVIEMTIPSVLDKTISPPGQHVINLFVQYTPYKLSEGSWQDSNVRKAFAERCFSLIDEYAPGFSSSVVGYDMLTPPDLEREFGLTGGNIFHGAMGLDSLFLMRPAKGCMSALWSAQVGLQNSCEGAVPLREWRTPRWRGDGRARTQRRRRCFGGPREDKVGVV, from the exons ATGTCACCGGCGGCGAGGCGCATCCTGCTCGCCGTcgccgcccgtcgccgccgctTCTCCACGGACGCAGCGGCGTCGGACCCGTCCCGGGCGTCGCAGCAGCTGCCCAGGGGCAAGCGATGGGATGCGGTGGTGATCGGCGGCGGCCACAACGGCCTCGTCGCGGCCGCCTACCTCGCCCGCGCTGGCCGCTCCGTCGCCGTGCTGGAGCGCCGGGGCGTCCTGGGTGGCGCGGCGGTCTCGGAGTCGGACCTTGTCCCCGGATTCCGCTTCTCCCGCTGCAGCTACCTCCTCAGCCTCCTTCGCCCCGCCATCCTCCG CGACCTGGAGCTGGAGAGGCACGGGCTGAAGCTGCTGCCGCGGAGCCCTTCGTCGTTTACGCCATGCCTTGACGGCAGATACCTGCTTCTTGGCCCCGATGCTGAGCTAAACTACTCAGAGATCAGCAAGTTCTCTAGGAAGGATGCAGTGGCATACCCAAG ATACGAGGAGAAGCTGGAGAACTTCTGCAAGCTCATGGACTTTGTCATAGACTCAGCTCCACCCGAGCTGAGGCAGGAGGCCCACTTCTCGATGGTTGACAGGATGAAGCATAGGGTTGAGAAGTCAGCATTCTGGGGCCACCTTCTTCGGCATGTGATGCAGCAGGGGCAGAAGAACATGGT GGAATTCTTTGACCTACTCCTTTCTCCGGCATCGAAAATCTTGAACACCTGGTTTGAG AGTGAGGTTTTGAAGGCCACTCTTGCAACTGACGCCGTGATAGGAGCTATG GCTGGTGTGCACACTCCAGGTTCTGGATATGTTCTTCTACACCATGTCATGGGGGAGACTGGTGGTCAGCGTGGTGTTTGGGC GTATGTCCAAGGTGGTATGGGTTCAGTGTCATCAGCTATAAGCAAAGCAGCTCTTGAAGCAGGAGTGCAGATTGTAACAAATGCCGAG GTTTCCCAAGTAATGGTTAATGAAACTAGTGGAATGGTAGAAGGG GTAGCTTTGGTTGATGGAACAGAGGTGCACTCGCCAGTTGTTCTCTCAAATGCCACACCATACAAAACATTTGTG GACCTAGTACCTTCTAGTGTTCTTCCGGAGGACTTCCTCTGTGCAATTAAGGCAGCAGATTACAGCTCT GCAACAACAAAGATTAATGTGGCTGTCGACAGACTGCCACAGTTCCAGTGTTGCAACACCAATCTTGAAGGTGGCCCAGAGCACATGGGCACAATACACATTGGGTCCGAAAG CATGGAGGAAATTGACGTTGCATACAGGGAAGCAGCAGACGGCATCTCGTCCAAAAGACCTGTTATAGAAATGACAATTCCTTCTGTTTTGGATAAGACCATCTCTCCGCCAG GTCAGCATGTTATTAATCTCTTTGTTCAGTACACACCCTACAAACTTTCAGAAGGCAGCTGGCAGGATTCTAATGTCAGA AAAGCCTTTGCTGAGCGATGCTTCTCTTTGATTGATGAGTACGCGCCAGGCTTCAGCTCATCGGTGGTAGGCTACGATATGCTGACTCCGCCTGATCTTGAAAGAGAGTTCGGCCTAACAG GGGGAAACATTTTCCACGGCGCAATGGGCTTGGATTCTCTCTTCCTCATGAGGCCTGCCAAGGGATG CATGTCTGCGCTTTGGAGCGCACAGGTCGGATTACAGAACTCCTGTGAAGGGGCTGTACCTCTGCGGGAGTGGCGCACACCCAGGTGGCGGGGTGATGGGCGCGCCAGGACGCAACGCCGCCGCCGTTGTTTTGGAGGACCACGTGAAGACAAAGTAGGTGTAGTGTAG
- the LOC100272533 gene encoding pyridine nucleotide-disulfide oxidoreductase domain-containing protein 2 isoform X2, producing MSPAARRILLAVAARRRRFSTDAAASDPSRASQQLPRGKRWDAVVIGGGHNGLVAAAYLARAGRSVAVLERRGVLGGAAVSESDLVPGFRFSRCSYLLSLLRPAILRDLELERHGLKLLPRSPSSFTPCLDGRYLLLGPDAELNYSEISKFSRKDAVAYPRYEEKLENFCKLMDFVIDSAPPELRQEAHFSMVDRMKHRVEKSAFWGHLLRHVMQQGQKNMVEFFDLLLSPASKILNTWFESEVLKATLATDAVIGAMAGVHTPGSGYVLLHHVMGETGGQRGVWAYVQGGMGSVSSAISKAALEAGVQIVTNAEVSQVMVNETSGMVEGVALVDGTEVHSPVVLSNATPYKTFVDLVPSSVLPEDFLCAIKAADYSSATTKINVAVDRLPQFQCCNTNLEGGPEHMGTIHIGSESMEEIDVAYREAADGISSKRPVIEMTIPSVLDKTISPPGQHVINLFVQYTPYKLSEGSWQDSNVRKAFAERCFSLIDEYAPGFSSSVVGYDMLTPPDLEREFGLTGGNIFHGAMGLDSLFLMRPAKGWSDYRTPVKGLYLCGSGAHPGGGVMGAPGRNAAAVVLEDHVKTK from the exons ATGTCACCGGCGGCGAGGCGCATCCTGCTCGCCGTcgccgcccgtcgccgccgctTCTCCACGGACGCAGCGGCGTCGGACCCGTCCCGGGCGTCGCAGCAGCTGCCCAGGGGCAAGCGATGGGATGCGGTGGTGATCGGCGGCGGCCACAACGGCCTCGTCGCGGCCGCCTACCTCGCCCGCGCTGGCCGCTCCGTCGCCGTGCTGGAGCGCCGGGGCGTCCTGGGTGGCGCGGCGGTCTCGGAGTCGGACCTTGTCCCCGGATTCCGCTTCTCCCGCTGCAGCTACCTCCTCAGCCTCCTTCGCCCCGCCATCCTCCG CGACCTGGAGCTGGAGAGGCACGGGCTGAAGCTGCTGCCGCGGAGCCCTTCGTCGTTTACGCCATGCCTTGACGGCAGATACCTGCTTCTTGGCCCCGATGCTGAGCTAAACTACTCAGAGATCAGCAAGTTCTCTAGGAAGGATGCAGTGGCATACCCAAG ATACGAGGAGAAGCTGGAGAACTTCTGCAAGCTCATGGACTTTGTCATAGACTCAGCTCCACCCGAGCTGAGGCAGGAGGCCCACTTCTCGATGGTTGACAGGATGAAGCATAGGGTTGAGAAGTCAGCATTCTGGGGCCACCTTCTTCGGCATGTGATGCAGCAGGGGCAGAAGAACATGGT GGAATTCTTTGACCTACTCCTTTCTCCGGCATCGAAAATCTTGAACACCTGGTTTGAG AGTGAGGTTTTGAAGGCCACTCTTGCAACTGACGCCGTGATAGGAGCTATG GCTGGTGTGCACACTCCAGGTTCTGGATATGTTCTTCTACACCATGTCATGGGGGAGACTGGTGGTCAGCGTGGTGTTTGGGC GTATGTCCAAGGTGGTATGGGTTCAGTGTCATCAGCTATAAGCAAAGCAGCTCTTGAAGCAGGAGTGCAGATTGTAACAAATGCCGAG GTTTCCCAAGTAATGGTTAATGAAACTAGTGGAATGGTAGAAGGG GTAGCTTTGGTTGATGGAACAGAGGTGCACTCGCCAGTTGTTCTCTCAAATGCCACACCATACAAAACATTTGTG GACCTAGTACCTTCTAGTGTTCTTCCGGAGGACTTCCTCTGTGCAATTAAGGCAGCAGATTACAGCTCT GCAACAACAAAGATTAATGTGGCTGTCGACAGACTGCCACAGTTCCAGTGTTGCAACACCAATCTTGAAGGTGGCCCAGAGCACATGGGCACAATACACATTGGGTCCGAAAG CATGGAGGAAATTGACGTTGCATACAGGGAAGCAGCAGACGGCATCTCGTCCAAAAGACCTGTTATAGAAATGACAATTCCTTCTGTTTTGGATAAGACCATCTCTCCGCCAG GTCAGCATGTTATTAATCTCTTTGTTCAGTACACACCCTACAAACTTTCAGAAGGCAGCTGGCAGGATTCTAATGTCAGA AAAGCCTTTGCTGAGCGATGCTTCTCTTTGATTGATGAGTACGCGCCAGGCTTCAGCTCATCGGTGGTAGGCTACGATATGCTGACTCCGCCTGATCTTGAAAGAGAGTTCGGCCTAACAG GGGGAAACATTTTCCACGGCGCAATGGGCTTGGATTCTCTCTTCCTCATGAGGCCTGCCAAGGGATG GTCGGATTACAGAACTCCTGTGAAGGGGCTGTACCTCTGCGGGAGTGGCGCACACCCAGGTGGCGGGGTGATGGGCGCGCCAGGACGCAACGCCGCCGCCGTTGTTTTGGAGGACCACGTGAAGACAAAGTAG